The Teredinibacter sp. KSP-S5-2 genomic interval GTGAGTCGACAACGCGAATTTCTTGCCGACGCCTCCGCGGTACAATTTACACGCAACCCCAAAGGCATAAGCGGTGCTTTGAAAAAAATTGGCGGTATCAGCCAAGGCTCAACAATACAGGCATCCGCCGCCGCAGAATTTAGCCATATGTATTTTGGACAAGGGGTAAAAACGGCATTCAGCGGGCTTATGGCCACCCACCCGCCTCTGGATACACGTATTCGACGAATAGAGCCCAACTGGGACGGAAATATCGCACCACAAACGGAGTCTTCTTCAGCATCTTCCGGGCAAGAATCCGTAGCAGGATTCTCTTCGACAACCGGGCAGCAAACGGCATCTCTTGAACCAGAACAAGCTATAGACACAATCGGCTCACCGCAAACAAAGCATTTTGAGCATGCTGACCGCTTCCTTAAGCAGCTGTCACCAGACATTAGGCAAGCCGCACACAATGCTTTTTCAGCCAGAGCCCTGATTTACTGCCTACTTCTCGACTCTGATAAACGTATTCGCCAACAACAACTTGCCCAACTCAAGGATGGCGCGCACCCCGCTACATTTCGCGAAATGCCCAAGCTTTACCAAGCGTTACAGCAAGTTGAGAGGCAACATTATCTAAGTGTTCTCGACCTAAGCATTCCGGCATTGAAGCAACAGTCCAAACCCCAATATGAGGTTTTCAAAAAAAATCTGATTGCGCTGATAAAAGCGGACAAATCCGTATCCCTGTTTGAGTGGTGCCTATTCCGAGTTATTACTCAGACACTGGAAGAAACACCAACAGAGACAGGAGAGTCACTAAAAGGCCTCGGTAAGGAAGTTTCCACACTGCTCAGTTTAATTGTTCTGGCAGGCCAAAACAGTGCTCCAACTGCTGCATTTAACGCCGGAGCAGAGATACTGAAAAGCTATACAGGAAAGCTCAGCTACAGCAATAAAGGCCTCTCCTTCCCCGAGATAGACAAAGCCTTACAAAAGCTCAGCGCAATAAAACCTTTGGAAAAACCTGCACTGCTGAAAGCAATCGGCCACACCATAGCGT includes:
- a CDS encoding M48 family metallopeptidase translates to MNFFQHQDQAKKKTAQLVFLMFAAVITLIIVATLLLAVLFYFFQNHTDSITAANAYQTDIGSHLLRLLTSELTLWVALGVVAVVAIGSLFKSLQLRAGGKAIAESLGGKLINPDTTDKDEKRLLNVIEEMAIASGNPVPSVYLLEEPGINAFAAGQTRRDAVIGVTRGCIRQLNRDELQGVIAHEFSHIHNGDMKLNMRLIAILHGILVIGLIGSFILRGSAFRSHGRNNNKGASQQAILGLALVVIGYSGTFFGNIIKAAVSRQREFLADASAVQFTRNPKGISGALKKIGGISQGSTIQASAAAEFSHMYFGQGVKTAFSGLMATHPPLDTRIRRIEPNWDGNIAPQTESSSASSGQESVAGFSSTTGQQTASLEPEQAIDTIGSPQTKHFEHADRFLKQLSPDIRQAAHNAFSARALIYCLLLDSDKRIRQQQLAQLKDGAHPATFREMPKLYQALQQVERQHYLSVLDLSIPALKQQSKPQYEVFKKNLIALIKADKSVSLFEWCLFRVITQTLEETPTETGESLKGLGKEVSTLLSLIVLAGQNSAPTAAFNAGAEILKSYTGKLSYSNKGLSFPEIDKALQKLSAIKPLEKPALLKAIGHTIAFDKKVTPEETELFRAIADTLDCPIPPLVTD